The Daucus carota subsp. sativus chromosome 9, DH1 v3.0, whole genome shotgun sequence genome window below encodes:
- the LOC135149488 gene encoding uncharacterized protein LOC135149488 has product MIGYVVAPYVSQTPQLKVSNIITMVNDEYHHFISYLKAWRGKMAAMESVYGSWKTTYNELPRFLNVMASTNVGSIVVVEVVPHHKERGTSTFVRAFWCLKAMIDGWQDARPVISIDGTFPKGKYNGKLLVAVGVDSNNHQYPICFALVDEETTENWSWFLRLLRRHVCRDRLRVCIISDRATGILAAMNDERSGFTPPMGYHRFCLHHVRSNFSKAYPGKELKMYMRLDGSTPQIRKHDDAYMKNIGELSPQGLRWLQGISPALWTICHDTGHARYGQATTNITKSFNGNVRVARHLPLTAMIEFMFCKTVRMVNKERNAVFEGIGEGHELFPRTRNKLEKIAAKANRHRVETFYRGTGLFSVKTQRYRVKRCNKGGNT; this is encoded by the exons ATGATTGGCTATGTGGTAGCTCCCTAC GTCTCCCAAACCCCTCAATTGAAGGTAAGCAACATCATCACAATGGTCAATGATGAGTACCACCATTTCATTAGTTACTTGAAAGCATGGAGGGGGAAGATGGCCGCCATGGAGAGCGTTTATGGTAGCTGGAAGACAACCTACAACGAGCTCCCTCGGTTCCTTAATGTCATGGCCAGTACAAATGTCGGAAGTatagttgtggttgaggttgttccaCATCATAAAGAGAGGGGTACATCGACATTTGTTCGTGCATTTTGGTGCCTAAAAGCAATGATTGATGGTTGGCAGGATGCACGGCCAGTTATTTCCATTGATGGTACATTTCCTAAGGGAAAATATAATGGGAAATTGCTCGTAGCGGTGGGAGTCGACTCTAATAACCACCAATATCCCATATGCTTCGCCCTTGTTGATGAGGAAACAACGGAAAATTGGTCTTGGTTTCTACGTCTTTTACGTAGACATGTATGCCGCGATAGATTGAGGGTTTGTATTATATCTGACCGTGCCACAGGGATCCTTGCTGCAATGAATGACGAACGGAGTGGTTTTACCCCGCCGATGGGCTATCACAGATTCTGCCTCCATCATGTTAGGAGCAACTTCTCCAAGGCATACCCAGGAAAGGAGCTTAAAATGTACATGCGGCTAGACGGCAGTACGCCACAGATTAGGAAACATGATGATGCCTACATGAAGAATATTGGGGAGCTTTCTCCTCAAGGCTTGAGGTGGTTGCAAGGGATAAGTCCAGCCCTTTGGACAATTTGTCATGACACAGGCCACGCTCGTTACGGCCAAGCTACCACAAACATCACGAAGAGCTTTAATGGTAACGTGCGCGTGGCTCGGCACCTACCTTTGACCGCAAtgattgaattcatgttttgtaAAACTGTTAGGATGGTCAACAAGGAGAGGAACGCAGTGTTTGAGGGCATTGGGGAGGGTCATGAACTTTTTCCAAGGACGAGAAATAAGTTGGAGAAGATTGCAGCCAAAGCTAACCGGCACCGGGTCGAGACATTTTATAGAGGAACCGGTTTGTTCTCTGTAAAGACGCAAAGGTACAGGGTAAAAAGGTGCAATAAGGGCGGGAACACATAG
- the LOC135149489 gene encoding uncharacterized protein LOC135149489, with amino-acid sequence MDDPYITDFGDNLDEMLRRTNEPNVDAKNFYRHLEEGKQPLYPGCKNFSRLSFTIKMYSLKCLHGISEAGLSDILELIKDAFPEANIPLSFKAAKNTIKDLGLDYQKIHACPNNCMLFWAENEKEEACKNCGASRWTVVEKKGVGVDNNPKMSIHKVPANVMRYFPLKPRLQRMFMSKEFSKLILWHAKGRKRDGKLRHPADAEAWKLMDVKYPHFSSEHRNIRLGLAADGFNPFRTMNTTHTTWPINLVNYNLPPWLCMKQENLILSTLISGPQSPGNSIDVFMQPLIAELKELWDAGIQTYDALTDQNFTLRASVMWTISDFPGLAMLSGWSTKGKLACPVCNYETSSMYLKHSRKLCYMDHRRFLNPEHPWRLDKRKFNGQTEMRGCPETLSGTDIEELLFGFVNQFGVKNKPKRGEKRKRKETVKSKSPFKKKSIFFNLPYWKDNLCRHNLDVMHIEKNVCDNIIGTLLNIAGKSKDHLKARLDMQELGIRKVLHPIPSPDGKHLEIRAAIFDMTKTEKEIFCSVLKKTKLPYGSASNISRYVNLKERKVSGYKSHDAHFVLHYLLQFAVKKTLKPAAAIPLIRLGAFLRGIWSKDGRIRKPQIPSPGRVFEYSICWWGRNRHRGCRV; translated from the exons ATGGATGATCCATATATCACAGACTTTGGGGATAATTTAGATGAGATGTTGCGTCGTACTAACGAGCCAAATGTCGATGCAAAAAACTTTTATCGCCATCTAGAAGAGGGAAAGCAGCCTCTATATCCGGGATGTAAAAACTTTTCGCGATTAAGTTTTACTATTAAGATGTATTCGTTAAAGTGTTTACACGGAATTTCAGAGGCAGGACTTAGTGATATATTAGAACTGATCAAAGATGCCTTTCCCGAAGCAAATATTCCCTTGTCTTTTAAAGCCGCGAAGAACACAATTAAAGATTTAGGGCTCGATTATCAAAAGATACATGCGTGTCCCAATAATTGCATGCTATTTTGGGCTGAAAATGAAAAGGAAGAAGCATGCAAAAATTGTGGTGCTTCAAGGTGGACTGTAGTGGAAAAGAAAGGTGTCGGGGTCGACAATAATCCGAAGATGTCGATTCACAAGGTCCCGGCTAATGTGATGCGGTATTTTCCACTTAAACCTAGGTTGCAGCGGATGTTTATGTCCAAagagttttcaaaactaattctATGGCATGCTAAAGGTCGGAAAAGAGATGGTAAACTTCGCCATCCAGCCGATGCGGAGGCTTGGAAACTGATGGATGTTAAATATCCTCACTTCTCGTCAGAACATAGAAACATTAGGTTAGGCCTCGCTGCGGATGGTTTCAATCCTTTCCGCACAATGAATACTACTCATACTACCTGGCCAATCAATTTGGTGAACTATAACCTTCCGCCTTGGTTGTGTATGAAGCAAGAAAATCTCATTCTTTCAACTCTTATATCTGGTCCACAGTCCCCTGGAAATAGCATCGATGTTTTTATGCAGCCCCTAATAGCTGAATTGAAGGAGCTATGGGATGCAGGCATTCAAACTTATGATGCGCTTACTGACCAGAATTTCACCTTACGTGCAAGTGTGATGTGGACAATAAGCGATTTCCCCGGCCTAGCAATGTTATCTGGTTGGAGCACGAAGGGGAAATTAGCTTGTCCCGTCTGCAATTACGAGACTTCCTCCATGTATCTAAAACATAGTAGAAAATTGTGTTACATGGATCATAGGAGATTTCTCAATCCTGAACATCCTTGGAGGCTTGATAAAAGGAAGTTCAATGGCCAAACTGAAATGCGAGGCTGTCCTGAGACTTTGTCCGGAACAGACATAGAAGAATTGCTGTTTGGCTTTGTAAATCAGTTTGGAGTGAAGAATAAACCCAAGAGAGGAGAAAAAAGAAAGCGGAAAGAAACTGTGAAATCAAAATCTCCTTTCAAAAAGAAATCAATTTTCTTCAATTTGCCGTATTGGAAGGACAATTTATGTCGACACAACCTCGATGTCATGCACATCGAGAAGAACGTTTGTGATAACATAATAGGAACTTTGCTTAACATTGCTGGAAAGTCAAAGGACCACCTGAAGGCTCGTCTAGATATGCAAGAGCTTGGCATCAGGAAAGTCCTTCATCCCATTCCTTCCCCTGACGGGAAACACCTTGAAATACGGGCTGCCATATTCGACATGACAAAAActgaaaaagaaatattttgctCAGTGTTAAAAAAGACTAAATTGCCCTATGGAAGTGCATCCAATATTAGTAGGTATGTGAACCTGAAGGAGAGAAAGGTGTCAGGCTACAAGAGCCATGATGCTCATTTTGTCCTGCATTATTTGTTACAATTTGCAgtgaaaaaaactttaaaacctGCTGCTGCCATCCCTCTTATCAGACTGGGGGCATTTTTAAGAGGGATTTGGAGCAAA GATGGAAGAATACGTAAACCTCAGATTCCATCACCAGGGAGAGTTTTCGAGTACAGCATATGCTGGTGGGGAAGAAACCGTCATAGGGGATGTCGAGTGTGA